One genomic region from Quercus robur chromosome 4, dhQueRobu3.1, whole genome shotgun sequence encodes:
- the LOC126724537 gene encoding uncharacterized protein LOC126724537, which yields MALPCGSGRRWSGVVKMTWCLFFLIPMSLAGDRNTDTIKQEIQEQLKRLNKPAVISFQSPDGDIIDCVPINKQPALDHPLLKNHTIQMRPSSYPKGFSFDESNGASSNSKPEITQLWHSVGRCPEGTIPIRRIKEEDLLRASSIANFGRKKFPSIPK from the exons ATGGCACTGCCTTGTGGAAGTGGGAGGAGGTGGTCGGGGGTAGTAAAGATGACCTGGTGCTTGTTCTTTCTCATACCAATGTCATTAGCtggagatagaaacactgacaCCATCAAACAGGAGATTCAGGAACAATTGAAGCGCCTTAACAAGCCTGCAGTTATATCCTTTCAG AGCCCGGATGGAGATATAATCGACTGCGTACCTATCAACAAACAGCCAGCTTTGGATCATCCTTTGTTAAAGAATCACACAATTCAG ATGAGACCAAGTTCTTACCCAAAAGGGTTTTCATTTGATGAGAGCAACGGCGCCTCTTCAAACTCCAAGCCCGAAATTACTCAACTATGGCACTCGGTTGGAAGGTGCCCAGAAGGAACCATTCCCATAAGAAGAATTAAAGAAGAAGATTTATTAAGGGCAAGCTCTATAGCAaattttggaaggaaaaaattcCCTTCCATCCCTAAGTAa